From the genome of Mugil cephalus isolate CIBA_MC_2020 chromosome 2, CIBA_Mcephalus_1.1, whole genome shotgun sequence, one region includes:
- the LOC125004693 gene encoding PDZ and LIM domain protein 3-like, translating into MPVNVVLNGPPPWGFRLTGGKDFNQPLTISRITPGSKASIANLCAGDRILAIEGVPAIDLMHCEAQNKIKESTHRLCLTVERNETTLWSPRVVEEGKTHQYKLNLEAEKKEYKPIGTGHNRKAQPFVAAATIDDRRQVVSTAYNTPIGLYSSGNIQDAMEGQIRGLAPHKPEGPRTLTSIEESDVYRMLQKDQEQQLEPRQSGSFRALQEFIDSDGTRPIVTRSVKAPTTKPSPPTGNLQKLPVCDKCGNGIVGTVVKARDKYRHPGCFVCSDCDINLKQSGYFFVEGQLYCEIHARARMRPPEGHDLITTFPA; encoded by the exons ATGCCAGTTAATGTGGTGTTGAACGGGCCGCCTCCCTGGGGTTTCCGCCTAACAGGAGGAAAGGACTTCAACCAGCCCCTGACCATCTCCAGG ATCACTCCCGGCAGTAAGGCGTCCATTGCCAACTTGTGTGCAGGTGACAGAATCCTGGCCATCGAGGGAGTCCCGGCCATAGACCTGATGCactgtgaagcccagaacaaGATAAAGGAATCCACCCATCGGCTTTGTCTCACCGTTGAAAG GAATGAAACAACGCTGTGGTCCCCACGTGTTGTGGAGGAGGGTAAAACTCACCAATATAAACTAAACCTGGAAGCTGAAAAGAAG GAATATAAACCAATTGGCACTGGTCACAACCGAAAAGCTCAGCCTTTTGTTGCGGCAGCGACCATCGATGACAGGCGCCAGGTGGTCAGCACGGCCTACAACACTCCCATAGGCCTCTACTCCTCGGGCAATATCCAGGATGCCATGGAGGGCCAGATCCGAGGCCTGGCTCCCCACAAGCCTGAGGG CCCCAGGACTTTGACCAGCATTGAGGAATCTGACGTGTACCGGATGCTACAGAAGGATCAGGAGCAGCAACTTGAGCCTCGGCAGTCTGGCTCCTTCAGGGCCCTCCAGGAATTCATTGACAGCGACG GCACTCGTCCCATTGTGACTCGCTCAGTGAAAGCCCCGACAACCAAGCCATCTCCGCCTACAGGAAACCTGCAGAAACTGCCCGTTTGCGACAAATGTGGGAACGGGATTGT TGGGACGGTAGTGAAGGCTCGGGACAAGTATCGCCACCCTGGTTGCTTCGTGTGCTCCGACTGTGACATCAACCTGAAACAGTCGGGCTATTTCTTTGTGGAGGGGCAGCTGTACTGTGAGATTCACGCCCGTGCCAGAATGAGACCGCCGGAGGGCCACGACCTTATCACAACATTTCCTGCATAG
- the npy2r gene encoding neuropeptide Y receptor type 2, translating into MDMADQLNVTQDDSQLEVKSYNCCSINDENFLKLNDSTKLVGVQVILILAYSTIILLGVTGNSLVIYAVYKFKNLRTVTNFFIVNLAVADLLVNTLCLPFTLIYTLYDEWMFGQVLCFMLPFAQGMAVHVSTITLNIIALDRHRSIVYHMESRLSKDMCAVVIIITWAVSALLACPLAIFREYGTFDLSPDESIQVCTEKWPGSSTNGSIYSISMLLVQYGLPLAITSVAYIRIWNKLKHHTTFGRSDRQQRRKKTTKMLLTMVVVFAVSWLPFHAFQLAVDIDSTVPYMKDFKLLFTVFHIVAMCSTFVNPILYGWMNNNYRTAFLSVFKCYRPFTETVTSRSRETQNEEGRVCTDYRSTHV; encoded by the coding sequence ATGGATATGGCAGATCAGCTAAACGTCACTCAAGATGATTCCCAGCTTGAAGTTAAATCCTACAACTGTTGCTCGATAAACGATGAAAACTTCCTGAAGCTGAATGACAGCACAAAGCTCGTTGGGGTTCAGGTTATTCTCATCCTGGCTTACAGCACCATCATCTTGCTCGGAGTGACTGGAAACTCCCTGGTGATCTACGCTGTCTACAAGTTTAAAAACCTGCGAACAGTGACTAATTTCTTTATCGTAAACTTAGCCGTTGCCGACCTGTTGGTGAACACGCTGTGCTTGCCGTTTACCCTCATCTACACCCTCTACGATGAGTGGATGTTTGGTCAGGTGTTGTGCTTCATGCTGCCCTTTGCTCAAGGCATGGCCGTGCACGTGTCCACCATTACCTTGAACATCATCGCTCTGGACCGTCACAGGAGCATCGTCTATCACATGGAGTCCAGGTTGTCCAAAGACATGTGTGCTGTGGTCATCATCATCACGTGGGCCGTCAGCGCCTTGCTGGCCTGTCCGCTCGCCATTTTCAGGGAGTACGGGACGTTCGATCTTTCGCCGGATGAATCTATTCAGGTGTGTACAGAGAAATGGCCAGGGAGCAGCACGAACGGAAGCATCTACAGTATATCAATGCTTCTGGTTCAATACGGTTTACCTTTGGCAATCACCTCCGTTGCTTACATCCGCATCTGGAATAAACTGAAGCATCACACGACCTTTGGTCGAAGTGACCGCCAGCAGCGCCGGAAGAAGACCACCAAGATGCTGCTGACCATGGTGGTGGTCTTCGCAGTCAGCTGGTTGCCTTTCCACGCGTTCCAGCTGGCCGTGGACATCGACAGCACCGTGCCGTACATGAAGGACTTCAAGCTGCTCTTCACGGTGTTCCACATTGTGGCGATGTGCTCGACGTTCGTCAATCCCATCCTGTACGGGTGGATGAACAACAATTACAGGACAgcctttttgtctgtgttcaagTGTTACCGGCCCTTCACTGAGACTGTGACATCAAGaagcagagagacacaaaacgAAGAAGGCAGGGTTTGTACCGATTACAGATCGACACATGTCTAG
- the si:dkey-30k22.5 gene encoding lecithin retinol acyltransferase family protein: MFLYQLLSFFFVASKKEEESKYDLSLYKRGDLLEVPRTLFTHFGIYLGDNRVAHLIPDILPILTRNKSAIAKMVTNNRLLMGVIAKVASVRVDSVVDFAYGSEILINHMDSVCSQPPLDGDEVARRAEKLLGSVTYSLLWYNCEHYVMYCRYGMAISYQTYQFCTIVRKIAFSRISAYLTALCGACTVLYLGCVTPLTVLPTLLIPFTIWMAA; encoded by the exons ATGTTCCTCTACCAGCTGCTCAGCTTTTTCTTCGTTGCCTccaaaaaggaggaggaatcCAAGTATGACCTGTCTCTGTACAAGCGCGGCGACCTGCTGGAAGTGCCCAGGACGTTATTCACGCATTTCGGCATTTACCTGGGGGACAATCGCGTGGCCCACCTCATTCCGGACATCCTGCCCATCCTCACTAGGAACAAATCCGCCATCGCCAAGATGGTGACGAATAACCGCCTGCTGATGGGGGTTATCGCCAAGGTGGCCAGCGTGAGGGTTGACTCGGTGGTGGATTTTGCCTACGGCTCAGAGATTCTCATCAACCACATGGATAGCGTGTGCAGCCAGCCTCCTCTGGACGGGGACGAGGTGGCGCGAAGGGCCGAGAAACTCCTGGGATCGGTCACCTACAGCTTGCTGTGGTACAACTGTGAACACTACGTCATGTACTGCAGATATGGCATGGCCATTAGCTACCAGACATACCAG ttCTGTACGATCGTGCGAAAGATCGCGTTCAGCAGAATAAGCGCCTATTTGACTGCGCTGTGCGGAGCGTGCACCGTGCTGTATCTGGGCTGCGTGACGCCGCTGACAGTTTTACCGACCTTGCTCATCCCGTTCACCATCTGGATGGCGGCCTAA
- the lrata gene encoding lecithin retinol acyltransferase a has product MLQLLTFLVEKFSLLSKFKLFESSWLDGEEWGRPAQRGPPPHLRRGDLLEVPRTIFTHYGIYLGDNKVAHLIPDILPVFTSDNKLISTVITNKRLIIGCVYKSATVRVDTLEDFAYGSSILVNRMDKTAKALPFSNETVAKRAEQLIGAFPYSLLWSNCEHFVTYCRYGCATSRQTEKFCEFLKSIIRDQRSAIASGLLGVVSMVCYGMALSTTLPTVLIPFTLWMAS; this is encoded by the exons ATGCTGCAGCTGTTGACATTCCTGGTGGAGAAGTTCTCCCTTCTCTCCAAGTTTAAACTCTTTGAGTCCAGCTGGCTGGACGGCGAGGAGTGGGGGCGCCCTGCGCAGCGCGGTCCACCGCCTCATCTCCGGAGGGGGGACCTGCTGGAGGTCCCGCGAACCATCTTCACCCACTACGGCATCTATTTGGGTGACAATAAAGTCGCCCACCTGATCCCCGACATCCTCCCCGTATTTACAAGCGACAACAAACTGATCAGCACCGTCATCACAAACAAGAGGCTCATCATCGGCTGCGTGTACAAGAGCGCCACGGTGCGCGTGGACACGCTGGAGGACTTCGCATACGGCTCCAGCATCCTGGTGAACCGCATGGATAAGACGGCGAAGGCGCTGCCGTTCTCCAACGAGACTGTCGCTAAGAGGGCTGAGCAGCTCATCGGAGCGTTCCCGTACAGTCTGCTGTGGAGTAACTGTGAACACTTTGTGACGTACTGCAGATACGGGTGCGCAACAAGTCGGCAAACTGAGAAG ttCTGTGAGTTTCTGAAATCTATCATCAGAGACCAGCGCAGCGCCATTGCTTCGGGGCTGCTCGGAGTCGTCTCCATGGTCTGCTACGGAATGGCCCTTTCGACTACATTACCCACAGTTCTTATCCCCTTCACTCTGTGGATggcgagttaa